One part of the Humulus lupulus chromosome 9, drHumLupu1.1, whole genome shotgun sequence genome encodes these proteins:
- the LOC133800641 gene encoding cullin-1-like encodes MAKLLIITTADDEETRRNNREEVVKKIIRDTMVVVNASIRKIHMKLDEDVRDEWNMDDRINAYTVVYNVFCTKDIHVFWHYVIREFYDKYESILTQRISNYVIPSLEDMYREEFMIEIVKQWTELEQYKRYLQIIFARVEKVAAHLHLENHSLIDICKTQFCDRVWDRFHTEIDFSVTKMKEAGVFSNENPLKNNLIQFFTDMEKVCPNERFQTTYDIVKQQ; translated from the exons ATGGCCAAGTTGTTGATAATTACTACTGCTGATGATGAAGAGACTAGAAGAAACAATCGTGAAGAAGTGGTTAAGAAAATTATAAGAGATACAATGGTGGTTGTGAATGCATCGATTCGTAAAATACATATGAAACTTGATGAAGATGTTAGAGACGAATGGAATATGGATGACAGAATAAATGCATACAc AGTTGTTTACAACGTTTTCTGTACGAAAGACATACATGTTTTTTGGCATTATGTAATTCGTGAGTTTTATGATAAATATGAGAGCATTTTGACACAAAGGATTTCAAACTAT GTGATTCCTTCATTGGAAGATATGTACCGCGAAGAGTTCATGATTGAAATTGTGAAACAATGGACAGAGCTAGAACAATACAAAAGATATCTTCAGATAATATTTGCTCGTGTGGAGAAAGTTGCAGCGCATTTACATCTAGAAAATCATTCATTGATTGATATTTGTAAAACCCAATTCTGTGacagg GTCTGGGATAGGTTCCACACTGAAATCGACTTTTCGGTAACTAAGATG AAGGAGGCAGGGGTGTTTAGCAATGAAAATCCATTGAAGAATAACCTGATTCAATTCTTCACTGACATGGAGAAAGTATGTCCCAATGAACGATTTCAGACGACTTATGATATTGTCAAACAGCAGTAG
- the LOC133800644 gene encoding uncharacterized protein LOC133800644, which produces MLRMRRKYFPNIYRQNAVVMNSYLSQVIPARYDQFKKTADKTKYYWDADIMSMLTGIEQQFLASSGGVEDVYWCQNYGQQHWFAIEASISSWTLTVYDSDNSVISDAKLEDIMSPWCFMLPSLLMQSKLFTDSLMLKIPSAGNRPHQFTLRRKQKHELPQSKRSGDCGVYAIKYIEHLMVGLPLEAICDENMEVFRNKWTTDLWYQNLLP; this is translated from the exons atgcttcgtatgcgtcgcaagtattttcccaatatatatcgacagaatgcagttgtgatgaacagttatttgtcacaagtgatacctgcccgatatgatcagttcaagaaaacagccgacaaaacaaagtattattgggatgctgacattatgtccatgttgaccggcatcgagcagcagtttctggcatcttcgggaggagttgaggatgtatattggtgccagaactatggacaacaacattggtttgccattgaggcttccatttctagttggactctgactgtttacgattcagacaactcggtgattagtgacgcaaagcttgaggatattatgagtccatggtgctttatgctaccttctctgttaatgcagagtaaactgtttactgatagcttgatgttgaagattccatcagcagGAAATAGGCCGCATCAATTCACATTgcgtcgcaaacagaaacacgagctccctcagtcaaagagaag tggggattgtggtgtgtatgctatcaagtatattgagcatctaatggtcggtcttccattggaagctatctgcgatgaaaatatggaggtgttcaggaacaagtggaccacagacttgtggtatcaaaatttgttaccttga